From Mycobacterium colombiense CECT 3035:
CCTGCCGTTCCTCATCGCGGTCAACGAGTTCGACGGCGCCCCCCGCTACCCGGTGGCCGAGGTCCGCGAGGCGCTGACCCTGCCGCCGCACATCCCGGTGATCAGCATCGACGCCAGGGATCGCCGGTCGGCGACCGACGCCCTGATCGCGGTCAGCGAATACGCCCTGGCCAGCCTGTCGGCCAATTGACCACGCGGTGGGTCGACCAGGAATTCGAGGGCCACGACTTCACCGACGACGACCTCAGCCGGCTGCAGACCGAGCGGGTCGTGTTCACCGAATGCAACTTCGGCGGCGCCAACCTCGCCGAGTCGCAGCACCGCGGTTCGGCCTTCCGTAACTGCACCTTCCGGCGGACGTCGTTGTGGCACAGCACCTTTGCACAGTGCAGCATGCTCGGCTCGGTGTTCGTGCAGTGCCGGCTGCGGCCGATCACGTTCGACGAGGTCGACTTCACGCTCGCCGTGCTCGGCGGCATCGACCTGCGCGGCGTGGACCTGAGCGGCTGCCGGCTGCGGGAAACCAGCCTGGTGGAGGCCGACCTGCGCAAGGCCGTGCTGCGCGGTGCGGACCTGCGCGGCGCGCGGACCACCGGCACCCGCCTGGACGACGCGGACCTGCGCGGCAGCACCGTGGACCCGACGCTGTGGACGACGGCCTCGCTGGCCGGCGCCCGCGTCGACGTCGACCAGGCCGTCGCGTTCGCGCTCGCCCACGGGCTGCGCCTGGACGGGGGCCCGGCCGGCTGAGCCGTCACCGGCCGATCGTTCAGCGGGTGAGCCGGATGCGCCACCGCACCAGCGCCGGGTAGGCGACGGTCAGCAGCGCGAGCATGCCCATGTCGAAAAGCCAGGCCGCAGGCGTGTGCTGGAAGTGGCTGTCCCGCGGGCTCTGCGGGCCGGGCGACACCGCCCACAGGTCGACCGTCGACCCCTGCGCCGCGTACCCCCACCGGGAGGGCACCAGCCAGGACAGCTGGTCGAGGAAGATCCGGTGGGTGACCGGCACCATGCCGCCGGAGAGCACCATCTGCATCATCAGCGACACCACCAGCAGCGGCATGATCTGCTCGTTCGAGCGCGCCAGCGCCGAGAGCAACAGGCCCAGCATCGCCGCGGCCACACACGTCGCGGCGACCCCGGCGAACAGCTCCAGGGTGGCGTTCCCGAGCAGCACCGCAGGACGCGTCGGCGGCCCCTTGCCCACCACCACGATGGCCGTGGCGATGGCCGCCTGAATGACGGCGAACGTGCTGAACACCGCGACCTTGGCCAGCAGGTAGGCCGTGCTCGACAGGCCGACCGCCTGTTCGCGCCGGAAGATGGGCCGCTCACCGATCAGGTCGCGGATGGTCAGTGCGGTACCCATGAACGCGGCCGCCATGGTGAGCAGGGTCAGGATCATCCCGGCCTCACCGGCCGATTCACTCACCGGGTCGGCGTAGCCGAAACCGACGCTGCCGGGCACGGTCAGTGACAGCGCGCCCATCACGAACGGCAGCACCGCCAGGAACAGGAAGTAGGCACGGTCGGAGACCACCAGCCGGACCTGGCGGCGGGCGATCGTGGAGAACTGGCGGCGCTTGCTGGTGCGCGCCGGGACGCCCAGCTCCGCCGGCGCCTCGGTGCGGGTGGGCGGCGGCGGTCTGTTCTGGGCCAGGAAGCGGCGGTTGGCCTCGTCGGGGTTGGCGCCCACCTTGGCGAAGATGTGCGCCCAGTTGGTGGTGCCCATGGCCGCGCCGATCTGGCCGGGCGGGCCGAGGTACGCCGTCTTGCCGCCGGGCGCCATCAGCAGCACTTGGTCGCAGACGTCGAGGTAGGTCAGCGAGTGCGTCACCACCAGCACCACGCGGCCGGCGTCGGCGAGTTGCCGCAGCATGGTCATGACCTGCAGATCCAGCGCCGGGTCCAGGCCGGAGGTCGGCTCGTCGAGGATCAGCAGCGACGGTCCGGTCAGCAGTTCCAGGGCCACCGACGCCCGCTTGCGCTGGCCGCCGGACAGGTTGTCGACCCGGGTGTTCGCGTGCTCGGTCAGGCCCAGCTCGTCGAGGACCTGGGCGACCACCTGCTCGCGGTCGGACTTACTGGTGTCGGGCGGCAGGCGCAGCTCGGCGGCGTAGCCCAGCGCCTGGCTGACCGTCAGCTGCCGGTGCACGACGTCGTCCTGCGGGACCATCCCGATCCTGGTGCGCAGCGAGGCGTACTCGGTGTGGATGTTGTGGCCCTCGAAGGTGACCGAGCCCGACGACGGGCTGGCGTACCCGGCGATCAGCCGGGACAGCGTCGTCTTGCCCGCGCCCGACCCGCCGATCAGCGCGGTCAGCGTGCCGGGCCGCGCGACGAACGAGATCCGCTCCAGCAGGTTCTTGCCGTCGACGCCGAAGTTGACCTCGCGCACCTCCAGGCCGCCGGCCCGGGTCGCCGCCTCCTGGCGGCGAACCAGCACGCCGTTGTGGAACACCAGGTCGACGTTGCCGATCGTCACCACGTCGCCGTCGGACAGCGCCGCGGACCCCACCCTGACGCCGTTGACGAAGGTGCCGTTGCTGCTGTTCGCGTCGCGGATCTCGGCGCCCGTCGCGGTCGGGTTCAGGAAGGCGTGATGGCGCGAGGCCAGCACGTCGGGCACGACGATGTCGTTGTTGAGCGCGCGCCCGATCCACGCGGTGCGGCCGGGCTGCGGCCGGAGCTCGGAGTCGGATCCCGGGACGCCGGCCCAGGTGGTCGGGAATTCACCGGCTCGGCCGGCCTGGGTGGGCGGGTTCAGCGCGGCGGAGTGTGGCCCGGACTGCGGTGCGGCGCGGGTCGCGGGGTCGGGCGGGACGTTCGGGGCGGCGGACCGGCGCTGGGCGTCGCGCCGGGGAAAGGGGCGCGGCGGCGCGGGCGGCCGAGGGGGCGGCGCGACCGGGCGGGACGCCGCCGTCGCCGGGTGCGGACCGGTGGCCGGCGGCGGTGCGGCGGGCCGCGCGGTGATGACGGGGAACGACTTGGTGGTCGGCGGAAGCAGGCCGACGCTGCCCGTGTGCTGGCCGACCTTGAAGGTGATCCGGGGGCCGTCGGGTTTGCCGATGTTGATCGTCTGGCCGTCGTGGATGTCGACGACCGGCACCCGCTGGCCGTCCAGGTACACGCCATTGAGCGAGTTGTTGTCGACGGCCCGCCACCGCCCCTGATCGAAGCGCAGCAGCACGTGCGCGCGGGCGATCAGCGGGTGCGCCACGCGCAGGTCGGCGCGCAGGTCGCTGCCCACGACCACGTCGCGGCCGGCGGCGAAACTACCTTCGGAGCGGTCAGATCGAGCCGTCAGCACGGGCTGCTCAGGTCGAGTCATCACATCCAGGTTGGGGGTCGAGGTTGGGGCGTCGGCCTAGCGTTTCAGCCGGATATGCCAGCGGACGAAGCCGGTGTAGCCGATCGACAGCGCGGCGAGCATGAACATGTCGAACACGAAGATGTGCTTGGAGTGCTGCCAGATCGGGTCGTTGGTCGGGATCTGCTTGACCTTCACCAGCGACGGGAAGTCGATCGAGGACGCGCCCGCCGCGTAGCCCCACCGGGCCGGCGTCAGCCACGCCATCTGTTCGAGGCCGATGCGCTGATACACCGGGATCATGCCGCTGGAGAACACCAGCTGGGACATGATCGACACCACCAGCAGCGGCATGATCTGCTCGTTGGACTGCGCCAGGGCCGACAGCAGCAGGCCCAGCATGGCCGACGCCACGCAGGTGCCCGCGACGGTGACGAACAGCGAGAAGGTGGAGTTGCCGAAGAATTGGGGATGGGCCGTCGGCGCGCCCTTACCCAGCCGCACGATGATCGTCGCGATCGCCGCCTGGCCGGTGGCGAAGACGCAGAACACCGCGATCTTGGCCAGCAGGTAGGCGGTGGTGGACAGGCCGACCGCCTGTTCTCGGCGGAAGATGGCGCGCTCGCCGATCAGGTCGCGGATGGTCAGCGCGGTGCCCATGAAGACGGCGCCGATATTCAGCAGCACCATGATGTACTGCGGCTGCGTCGGCGCCGGGCCCATCGGGTCGGCCGGGCCGAGGCCCGGGTGCGGGCCCTTCACCGTCAGCGACAACGCGCCGATGAGGAACGGCAGGATCGCCAGGAAGATCGTGTAACCGCGGTCGGACACGACGAGGCGGACCTGGCGCCGCGCGATCGTGGACAGCTGCCGGAACAGGTCGGTCTGCGGTGGTTCGCCCAGATCCGCCGGGCTCTCCGGGGTGGGTGGCCGCGACGACTGCTGGTTGCGCTCCTTGAAGCGGCGGTTGGCCTCGTCCGGATCGGCACCGACCTTGGCGAAGATGTCGGCCCAGTTGCGCGTCCCCAAGGCGGGCTCCACCTGGTCGGGCGGCCCGCAGAACGCGGTCTTGCCCCCGGGTGCGACCAGCAGGATCTGATCGCACACGTCCAGGTACGACACCGAGTGGGTCACCACCAGCACCACGCGGCCCGCGTCGGCCAGCTGACGCAGCATCAGCATGACCTGACGGTCCAGTGCCGGGTCCAGACCCGACGTCGGCTCGTCCAGCAGCAGCAGTGACGGCTGGGTGAGCAGCTCGAGGGCGACCGAGGCGCGCTTGCGCTGACCGCCGGAGAGCTTGTCGACCCGGGTGTCGGCGTGCTGGGTCATGTCGAGTTCCTCGAGCACCTGCGCGACGACGCGGGCCCGTTCCTCTTTGCTGGTGTCCGGCGGCAGGCGCAGCTCGGCGGCGTAGTTGAGGGCCTGGTTGACGGTCAGCTGGCGGTGCACCACGTCGTCCTGCGGGACCATCCCGATCCTGCTGCGCATGGACGCGTACTCGGTGTGGATGTTGTGGCCCTCGAAGGTCACTGTGCCCGAGGTCGGGCTGGTGTAGCCGACGATGAGCCGCGACAGGGTGGTCTTGCCGGCGCCCGACCCACCGATGATGGCGGTCAGGGTGCCGGGCCGGGCGGTCAGCGAGATGTGATCGAGCAGCTGCTTGCCGTGGTCGACGGTGTAGCAGACGGAGTTGACCTCCAGCCCGC
This genomic window contains:
- a CDS encoding pentapeptide repeat-containing protein gives rise to the protein MTTRWVDQEFEGHDFTDDDLSRLQTERVVFTECNFGGANLAESQHRGSAFRNCTFRRTSLWHSTFAQCSMLGSVFVQCRLRPITFDEVDFTLAVLGGIDLRGVDLSGCRLRETSLVEADLRKAVLRGADLRGARTTGTRLDDADLRGSTVDPTLWTTASLAGARVDVDQAVAFALAHGLRLDGGPAG
- a CDS encoding ATP-binding cassette domain-containing protein yields the protein MTRPEQPVLTARSDRSEGSFAAGRDVVVGSDLRADLRVAHPLIARAHVLLRFDQGRWRAVDNNSLNGVYLDGQRVPVVDIHDGQTINIGKPDGPRITFKVGQHTGSVGLLPPTTKSFPVITARPAAPPPATGPHPATAASRPVAPPPRPPAPPRPFPRRDAQRRSAAPNVPPDPATRAAPQSGPHSAALNPPTQAGRAGEFPTTWAGVPGSDSELRPQPGRTAWIGRALNNDIVVPDVLASRHHAFLNPTATGAEIRDANSSNGTFVNGVRVGSAALSDGDVVTIGNVDLVFHNGVLVRRQEAATRAGGLEVREVNFGVDGKNLLERISFVARPGTLTALIGGSGAGKTTLSRLIAGYASPSSGSVTFEGHNIHTEYASLRTRIGMVPQDDVVHRQLTVSQALGYAAELRLPPDTSKSDREQVVAQVLDELGLTEHANTRVDNLSGGQRKRASVALELLTGPSLLILDEPTSGLDPALDLQVMTMLRQLADAGRVVLVVTHSLTYLDVCDQVLLMAPGGKTAYLGPPGQIGAAMGTTNWAHIFAKVGANPDEANRRFLAQNRPPPPTRTEAPAELGVPARTSKRRQFSTIARRQVRLVVSDRAYFLFLAVLPFVMGALSLTVPGSVGFGYADPVSESAGEAGMILTLLTMAAAFMGTALTIRDLIGERPIFRREQAVGLSSTAYLLAKVAVFSTFAVIQAAIATAIVVVGKGPPTRPAVLLGNATLELFAGVAATCVAAAMLGLLLSALARSNEQIMPLLVVSLMMQMVLSGGMVPVTHRIFLDQLSWLVPSRWGYAAQGSTVDLWAVSPGPQSPRDSHFQHTPAAWLFDMGMLALLTVAYPALVRWRIRLTR